A genomic window from Hyla sarda isolate aHylSar1 chromosome 8, aHylSar1.hap1, whole genome shotgun sequence includes:
- the LOC130285372 gene encoding serine protease 27-like — protein sequence IILIIHITIIPIILIINTTIILIIFFFSLFLGFLGVQALTGLNKPALLRIVGGVNSERDEWPWQISLQINGATICGGSLISDTWVLTAAHCFERSPNILAYTVYLGVHQLSELPSPDTVARSVKQIIIHPDFTTEGSSGDIALVELESPVNSSPSIRPVHLPSQAVQLAKGTLCWVTGWGNVQEQVPLAAPKTLQKVEVALIDNTNCEAMYQSDAASTLSSSFIKEDMICAGYKEGKRDSCQGDSGGPLVCNVNGVWLQLGITSWGSGCAKANRPGVYTRTQYYQSWLQQYVPSLQYSDGGEYFSTKSNRQRIKRSRIITARDW from the exons ATTATCCTCATCATCCACATCACCATCATACCCATTATCCTCATCATCAACACCACCATCATACTCATTATCTTCTTTTTTTCGCTTTTCTTAGGATTTCTGGGAGTTCAAGCTCTGACAG GTCTAAATAAGCCAGCCCTCCTGAGGATTGTGGGAGGAGTGAATTCTGAGCGTGACGAATGGCCCTGGCAAATCAGCCTGCAGATCAATGGCGCTACCATCTGTGGGGGGTCACTCATCAGTGATACCTGGGTCCTGACAGCCGCACACTGCTTTGAGAG GTCCCCGAATATCTTAGCATACACCGTCTATCTTGGGGTGCACCAGTTATCAGAACTTCCAAGCCCCGACACCGTGGCCAGATCCGTGAAACAAATAATTATCCACCCCGACTTTACAACCGAAGGATCCAGTGGAGACATTGCTTTGGTGGAACTGGAGAGTCCTGTAAATTCCTCTCCTTCTATCCGCCCAGTTCATCTGCCATCTCAAGCTGTTCAGCTGGCGAAGGGGACCCTGTGCTGGGTGACAGGCTGGGGAAATGTACAAGAACAAG TGCCCCTCGCTGCCCCTAAAACTCTACAGAAAGTGGAGGTAGCGTTGATAGACAACACTAACTGTGAGGCTATGTACCAGTCAGATGCGGCCTCTACATTGAGCAGTAGTTTCATCAAGGAGGACATGATCTGTGCTGGGTACAAGGAGGGGAAGAGAGATTCATGTCAG GGTGACTCCGGTGGACCCCTCGTTTGCAATGTGAATGGTGTTTGGCTGCAGCTTGGCATTACCAGCTGGGGTTCTGGGTGTGCCAAGGCCAATCGTCCTGGAGTTTACACAAGAACCCAATACTACCAGTCCTGGCTCCAGCAGTATGTGCCCTCTCTGCAATACAGCGATGGGGGAGAATATTTCTCTACCAAGTCGAATCGTCAACGCATTAAAAGATCCCGAATAATTACAGCCAGAGACTGGTGA